A single window of Intrasporangium calvum DSM 43043 DNA harbors:
- a CDS encoding ABC transporter permease produces the protein MTAPLPEALDPREAAIAGQPPVRRRPGPSLVVGAVIVGLVVVLALVSFVWTPHDPTLVNAGARLRDVGDPEYWLGSDKFGRDVLSQILVGARTTLFVGVVAVGVAGLLGVPLGVVAAMAPRWLGEPLMRGMDLLLAFPALLLAIMFSAVYGGSTLVAMVAIGIATVPSFARLVRSGALQVLSSEYVLAARAAGRSAWGIGLKHVLPNVSSLVIVQASVAFAIAVLAEAALSFLGYGTPPPTPSWGRMLQESQELLFSAPRLAFVPGSAIALAVLGFNLLGDGLRDRYDPRLEDRR, from the coding sequence ATGACGGCGCCACTCCCGGAGGCCCTCGACCCGCGCGAGGCCGCCATCGCCGGTCAGCCGCCCGTTCGCCGGCGCCCGGGCCCGAGTCTCGTGGTCGGCGCGGTCATCGTCGGCCTCGTGGTCGTCCTCGCGCTCGTGTCGTTCGTGTGGACGCCGCACGACCCGACCCTGGTCAACGCGGGAGCGCGGCTGCGCGACGTCGGCGATCCCGAGTACTGGCTCGGCAGCGACAAGTTCGGCCGCGACGTCCTCAGCCAGATCCTCGTGGGGGCCCGGACGACTCTCTTCGTCGGGGTCGTCGCCGTTGGCGTGGCCGGCCTCCTCGGCGTTCCCCTCGGGGTCGTGGCCGCGATGGCGCCGCGCTGGCTCGGCGAGCCGCTGATGCGGGGGATGGATCTGCTCCTCGCCTTCCCGGCCCTCCTGCTCGCGATCATGTTCAGCGCCGTCTACGGCGGTAGCACGCTCGTCGCCATGGTGGCCATCGGGATCGCCACGGTGCCGAGCTTCGCGCGCCTCGTGCGCAGCGGTGCCCTCCAGGTGCTCAGCAGCGAGTACGTCCTCGCCGCGCGGGCCGCCGGGCGGAGTGCCTGGGGCATCGGGCTGAAGCACGTCCTGCCCAACGTCAGCAGCCTGGTCATCGTCCAGGCGTCGGTCGCCTTCGCCATCGCGGTCCTCGCCGAGGCGGCGCTGTCCTTCCTCGGCTACGGCACGCCGCCACCGACCCCGAGCTGGGGCCGGATGCTCCAGGAGAGCCAGGAGCTGCTCTTCTCGGCGCCGCGCCTGGCGTTCGTCCCGGGCTCGGCGATCGCCCTGGCCGTCCTCGGCTTCAACCTGCTCGGTGACGGGTTGCGCGATCGCTACGACCCGCGTCTGGAGGACCGCCGATGA
- a CDS encoding ABC transporter ATP-binding protein, with translation MSAGPVLDVRGLSVRIGRHGLLHDLTFSIRSGERVGLIGESGSGKSLTSVALLGLLPEGARVTGSVRLAGVAHDVVGAGERAMAKVRGNDVSMVFQEPMTALNPTMRVGAQVAETILIHGGRGRRPEAGRGAVRERVVTLLDQVGLPTPAELARAYPHQLSGGQRQRVVVAIALANDPELLVCDEPTTALDVTVQAKVLDLIVRGVEARRAALLLVTHDLPVVATACERVLVMYGGRIVEAGAVAEVFTRPRHRYTEGLLGASDLESAPRGKPLSTIPGSVPPAGAFPEGCVFRTRCAHATTECAVQPPWSSADPGHGHACVHPAGVAP, from the coding sequence ATGAGCGCTGGCCCCGTCCTCGACGTGCGAGGCCTCTCGGTGAGGATCGGACGACACGGCCTCCTGCACGACCTGACCTTCTCCATCCGGAGTGGTGAGCGGGTGGGGCTGATCGGCGAGTCGGGCTCCGGGAAGTCCCTGACGAGCGTGGCGCTGCTCGGCCTGCTGCCCGAAGGGGCGCGCGTCACGGGGTCGGTGCGCCTCGCCGGGGTGGCCCACGACGTCGTCGGAGCCGGCGAGCGCGCCATGGCAAAGGTGCGGGGCAACGACGTGTCGATGGTCTTCCAGGAGCCGATGACCGCCCTCAACCCGACGATGCGCGTCGGAGCGCAGGTGGCCGAGACGATCCTGATCCACGGTGGTCGGGGTCGGCGACCCGAAGCCGGGCGGGGCGCGGTCCGCGAGCGGGTGGTCACCCTCCTCGACCAGGTCGGGCTCCCGACGCCGGCGGAGCTCGCCCGGGCCTACCCGCACCAGCTCTCGGGCGGCCAGCGCCAGCGCGTCGTCGTGGCCATCGCCCTGGCGAACGACCCGGAGCTGCTCGTCTGTGACGAGCCGACGACCGCCCTCGACGTGACGGTGCAGGCCAAGGTGCTCGACCTCATCGTCCGGGGCGTCGAGGCCCGCCGGGCGGCGCTGCTCCTCGTCACCCACGACCTGCCCGTCGTCGCCACGGCCTGCGAGCGCGTCCTCGTCATGTACGGCGGCCGGATCGTCGAGGCCGGCGCGGTGGCGGAGGTCTTCACCCGCCCCCGCCACCGCTACACCGAGGGACTGCTCGGGGCGTCGGACCTCGAGAGTGCGCCCCGTGGGAAGCCGCTCTCGACGATCCCCGGCTCGGTCCCGCCCGCTGGTGCCTTCCCGGAGGGCTGCGTCTTCCGCACCCGCTGCGCGCACGCCACGACCGAGTGCGCGGTCCAGCCGCCGTGGAGCAGTGCCGACCCCGGCCACGGCCACGCGTGTGTGCACCCGGCGGGAGTCGCGCCATGA
- a CDS encoding ATP-binding cassette domain-containing protein has protein sequence MSASIVVRDVVRHYRRPRTSLLRKSPPVEAVKGVSFEVGRGERFGIVGESGSGKSTLLRLIAALDRPTSGEILIEGMDVTGRRERDLRFVRSQLQVVFQDPMGSLDPRMRVRDIVAEPLVAQGDETGGDRDAREARVLELLQAVGLSGQAADRFPHQFSGGQRQRISIARALAPRPTILLADEPVSALDVSVRAQVLNLITELVDQLGLTLVLVSHDLSVVRHTCDRVAVMCAGEIVEIGRTEQVYAAPQHPYTTQLLRAAPSMRRALRGGGTAELVGGGS, from the coding sequence ATGAGTGCGTCGATCGTCGTGCGGGACGTCGTGCGTCACTACCGACGTCCGCGGACGTCCTTGCTGCGCAAGAGTCCTCCGGTCGAGGCGGTCAAAGGAGTCAGCTTCGAGGTCGGTCGGGGCGAGCGGTTCGGCATCGTCGGGGAGTCCGGGTCCGGCAAGTCGACGCTGCTGCGTCTCATCGCGGCTCTCGACCGCCCGACGAGCGGGGAGATCCTCATCGAGGGCATGGACGTCACCGGTCGCCGCGAGCGCGACCTGCGGTTCGTCCGGTCGCAGCTGCAGGTCGTCTTCCAGGACCCGATGGGGTCGCTCGACCCACGGATGCGCGTCCGCGACATCGTCGCCGAGCCGCTCGTCGCCCAGGGGGACGAGACCGGGGGCGACCGGGACGCCCGGGAAGCCCGGGTCCTCGAGCTCCTCCAGGCGGTGGGACTTTCTGGCCAGGCCGCAGATCGGTTCCCGCACCAGTTCTCCGGCGGTCAGCGGCAGCGGATCTCCATCGCCCGGGCCCTCGCGCCGCGGCCCACGATCCTGCTGGCGGACGAGCCGGTGAGCGCCCTCGACGTGTCGGTGCGCGCGCAGGTGCTCAACCTCATCACCGAGCTGGTCGACCAGCTCGGTCTGACCCTCGTCCTCGTCTCGCATGACCTGTCCGTGGTGCGCCACACGTGTGACCGTGTCGCCGTGATGTGCGCCGGTGAGATCGTCGAGATCGGCCGGACCGAGCAGGTCTACGCTGCGCCGCAGCATCCCTATACCACTCAGCTGCTGCGCGCGGCGCCGAGCATGCGACGGGCGCTGCGCGGCGGGGGCACGGCGGAGCTCGTCGGAGGTGGCTCATGA
- a CDS encoding aldehyde dehydrogenase family protein, with product MTGLHVLTHPSGLPIGEEWVPGASTAPVRFPFTGELVAEAPVGSSVLATRAVSYAAGLRERAASLPSHVRRRALAAAADAVAAQRAEFEQLLVLETGKPLVDCRVEVERTLLTLTTAAEEVARLHGETVPLDLLPSGEGLIGFWVRRPIGVVVGIAGYNYPLLLASHKVAPALAAGCPVVLKPAPQTPLTTLWLVHLLREALAAAGGPRGLVQLVTGGVDVGMALTTDRRVGAVSFTGSAAVGHRIARDAAPTKVLLELGSNSALVVVEDADIDAAADAVVRGGYYASGQACISVQRVVVVERVRDAFLGALGRRLAEIVVGDPRSPETRVSALIDDPTTARVRGWVESAVSAGATLVQGGEVRDGVLQPTVLLDVPVGEPAWAEEVFGPVVAVRSVPSVDDALDLVNESRYGLHASVFTTSLETAFRAIERIETGGVVVNEVPGFRSDVMPYGGVKDSGAGREGPRFAIEELTVTRMAIIRPSTRTRP from the coding sequence ATGACCGGACTGCACGTCCTCACCCATCCGTCCGGACTGCCCATCGGGGAGGAGTGGGTGCCCGGCGCGTCGACCGCGCCGGTGCGGTTCCCGTTCACCGGGGAGCTCGTCGCGGAGGCACCGGTGGGTTCCAGCGTGCTCGCCACCCGAGCGGTCTCGTATGCCGCTGGGCTCCGTGAGCGGGCCGCCTCCCTCCCGTCCCACGTCCGCCGTCGCGCCCTTGCTGCCGCGGCCGATGCGGTGGCGGCGCAGCGAGCGGAGTTCGAGCAGCTCCTCGTCCTCGAGACGGGCAAGCCGCTGGTGGACTGCCGCGTCGAGGTCGAGCGCACGCTGCTCACCCTGACGACGGCGGCGGAGGAGGTCGCCCGGCTGCACGGTGAGACGGTCCCGCTCGACCTGCTGCCGAGCGGCGAGGGCCTGATCGGCTTCTGGGTCCGTCGGCCCATCGGCGTCGTCGTGGGGATCGCCGGCTACAACTACCCGCTCCTGCTCGCCTCGCACAAGGTGGCGCCGGCCCTCGCGGCCGGGTGTCCCGTGGTCCTCAAGCCGGCTCCGCAGACGCCGCTGACGACGCTCTGGCTCGTGCACCTCCTGCGCGAGGCGCTCGCCGCGGCGGGTGGTCCTCGGGGGCTCGTGCAGCTCGTCACCGGCGGGGTGGACGTGGGCATGGCGCTCACGACGGACCGCCGGGTGGGGGCCGTCTCGTTCACCGGGTCCGCCGCCGTCGGCCACCGGATCGCCAGGGACGCGGCGCCGACCAAGGTGCTCCTGGAGCTCGGCTCGAACTCCGCCCTCGTCGTCGTCGAGGACGCGGACATCGACGCCGCGGCGGATGCCGTGGTGCGGGGCGGCTACTACGCCTCCGGCCAGGCCTGCATCTCGGTGCAGCGCGTCGTCGTGGTCGAGCGGGTGCGCGACGCCTTCCTCGGCGCCTTGGGGCGGCGCCTCGCCGAGATCGTCGTGGGGGATCCCCGGTCTCCCGAGACCCGGGTCTCGGCGCTGATCGACGACCCGACGACAGCGCGGGTTCGTGGCTGGGTGGAGTCGGCCGTCTCGGCCGGCGCGACCCTCGTCCAGGGCGGTGAGGTGCGCGACGGGGTGCTGCAGCCGACCGTGCTGCTCGACGTCCCGGTGGGCGAGCCGGCGTGGGCCGAGGAGGTGTTCGGGCCCGTGGTCGCGGTGCGGTCGGTGCCGTCGGTGGACGACGCCCTCGACCTCGTCAACGAGTCGCGCTACGGGCTGCACGCGAGCGTCTTCACCACGTCTCTCGAGACCGCCTTCCGGGCCATCGAGCGAATCGAGACCGGGGGCGTCGTCGTCAACGAGGTCCCGGGCTTCCGGTCCGACGTCATGCCCTACGGCGGAGTCAAGGACTCGGGAGCGGGCCGGGAGGGCCCGCGCTTCGCCATCGAGGAGCTGACGGTGACCCGGATGGCGATCATCCGCCCGAGCACGCGGACCCGGCCATGA
- a CDS encoding SDR family NAD(P)-dependent oxidoreductase: MSMPPSSEVPVGTDYSRLFRLDGRRAVVVGAGSGIGRESALALAAYGARVVCADRDLEAAEATARLGPDLSAYRLDVLDGDAVRRASAELGVVDVLVDSAATNVRKHLLDYSDDDFDRVVNLNLRAAFQLLRAFGSGMAARGRGSIIAFSSIRAVTVEPGQGVYAATKAGLVQLLRAAAAELGPRGVRVNAIAPGVVATPLTAPIRAVPEWAEAYAAKSALGRWSRPDELAGAVVYLASDASSFVTGTQLFVDGGWTAIDGRYTPPT, encoded by the coding sequence ATGAGCATGCCGCCGTCGTCCGAGGTCCCGGTGGGCACGGACTACAGCCGCCTCTTCCGGCTCGACGGGAGACGGGCGGTCGTCGTCGGCGCGGGCAGCGGGATCGGACGCGAGAGCGCCCTCGCGCTGGCGGCGTACGGTGCGCGCGTCGTCTGCGCCGACCGCGATCTGGAGGCCGCCGAGGCGACGGCCCGGCTCGGTCCCGACCTCTCGGCCTACCGCCTGGACGTCCTCGACGGTGACGCCGTCCGCCGCGCGTCGGCCGAGCTCGGCGTCGTGGACGTCCTCGTGGACTCCGCAGCAACGAACGTCCGCAAGCACCTCCTCGACTACTCGGACGACGACTTCGACCGGGTCGTCAACCTCAACCTGAGGGCGGCGTTCCAACTGCTCCGGGCCTTCGGGTCGGGCATGGCCGCTCGCGGGCGGGGCAGCATCATCGCCTTCAGCTCCATCCGCGCGGTCACCGTCGAGCCCGGCCAGGGTGTCTACGCCGCGACGAAGGCCGGACTCGTCCAGCTGTTGCGCGCCGCCGCGGCCGAGCTCGGGCCCCGCGGCGTGCGCGTCAACGCGATCGCCCCCGGGGTGGTGGCGACGCCGCTCACGGCCCCGATCCGGGCCGTGCCGGAATGGGCGGAGGCCTACGCGGCCAAGAGCGCCCTCGGTCGGTGGTCCCGCCCGGACGAGCTCGCCGGCGCGGTCGTCTACCTCGCGTCGGACGCGTCGTCGTTCGTCACCGGCACCCAGCTGTTCGTCGACGGCGGCTGGACCGCCATCGACGGTCGGTACACCCCCCCGACGTGA
- a CDS encoding guanine deaminase: protein MTIFRGTVLDTPGDEVVGTVRLRAQPDAALLVEGGMVTARGAFADVVGGLPSGGHHEVVDLREGLVLPGLVDAHVHYPQVRVLGALGMPLLQWLEECALPEEARLESVDYARGVAAEFVHGLVAAGTTTALVFGSHFAGAVDAFFEAAARAGVRVAAGLVASDRALPRALLTTPDRYYEESLHLARRWHRTGLARYAVTPRFSYSASDALLAACSSVLTDVDGALFTSHVNESNAEVAAVAALFRTADNYVDTYDRHGLVGPHTVLAHNVHTTTPELTLLSARGSAVAHCPSSNAALGSGLFPLRRHVEHGVRVALGSDVGAGTGFSLFKEALQAYLTQRLLGTEGLPLTAPDLLHLATRSGAEALGLGDEVGDLSVGKQFDAVWVRPRRGDPLDVGLRHAASAEDALGRALTLTTPADLGGVWVGGQQVSIVCPSPRASPTTHLARHQRHSHPHDRLE from the coding sequence GTGACCATCTTCCGAGGGACCGTCCTCGACACTCCCGGCGACGAGGTCGTCGGCACGGTCCGGCTTCGCGCGCAGCCGGATGCCGCTCTGCTCGTCGAGGGCGGCATGGTGACTGCACGCGGCGCCTTCGCGGACGTCGTGGGCGGGCTTCCCTCGGGTGGGCACCACGAGGTGGTGGACCTCCGCGAGGGACTGGTGCTTCCGGGGCTGGTCGACGCCCATGTCCACTACCCGCAGGTCCGGGTGCTCGGGGCACTCGGCATGCCGCTCCTCCAGTGGCTCGAGGAGTGCGCCCTGCCGGAGGAGGCCCGACTCGAGTCGGTCGACTACGCCCGTGGCGTCGCCGCCGAGTTCGTCCACGGGCTCGTCGCTGCGGGAACGACGACGGCTCTCGTCTTCGGGTCGCACTTCGCGGGCGCGGTGGACGCCTTCTTCGAGGCGGCCGCGAGGGCAGGCGTGCGCGTCGCAGCCGGGCTGGTGGCCAGTGACCGTGCCCTCCCCCGGGCGCTGCTGACCACCCCGGACCGGTACTACGAGGAGTCCCTCCACCTCGCCCGCCGCTGGCACCGCACCGGACTGGCCCGGTACGCCGTCACCCCGCGTTTCTCCTACTCGGCCAGCGACGCCCTGCTCGCCGCGTGCTCGTCGGTGCTCACCGACGTCGACGGGGCCTTGTTCACGTCCCATGTCAACGAGAGCAACGCCGAGGTTGCCGCGGTCGCCGCGCTCTTCAGGACAGCCGACAACTACGTCGACACCTATGACCGGCACGGCCTCGTCGGCCCACACACCGTACTGGCGCACAACGTCCACACCACCACTCCGGAGCTGACGCTCCTGTCCGCCCGGGGGTCGGCCGTGGCCCACTGCCCCTCGAGCAACGCCGCCCTCGGCAGCGGCCTCTTCCCGCTCCGGCGCCATGTCGAGCACGGTGTCCGCGTGGCTCTCGGGTCGGACGTCGGCGCAGGCACGGGCTTCTCCCTGTTCAAGGAGGCTTTGCAGGCATACCTCACCCAACGCCTCCTCGGCACCGAGGGGCTGCCCCTGACCGCCCCGGACCTGCTCCATCTCGCGACCCGGTCCGGCGCCGAGGCCCTGGGGCTGGGCGACGAGGTCGGAGACCTCAGCGTGGGCAAGCAGTTCGACGCGGTCTGGGTCCGGCCGCGACGCGGCGATCCATTGGACGTCGGGTTGCGGCACGCGGCCTCGGCTGAGGATGCCCTGGGCCGGGCCCTGACGCTCACGACTCCTGCCGATCTCGGTGGGGTCTGGGTCGGCGGCCAGCAGGTCAGCATCGTGTGCCCATCGCCTCGCGCCTCACCTACCACTCACCTCGCGCGTCACCAGAGGCACAGCCACCCCCACGACCGGCTCGAGTGA
- the xdhC gene encoding xanthine dehydrogenase accessory protein XdhC, whose protein sequence is MNWLRAVEHLRATRRPGVLVTVSAVRGHAPREAGAKMVVAEDDVWDTIGGGNLEATAVARARALIGAGSRSPETLAVSLSDKAPSEHGLQCCGGEVSVLLEPLDVVPSVVIFGMGNVGLELARILARHDIDLHLVDSRPGLLQPGRLQPLDDAVASVQLHPAPVPELVLGEVPRGTHVLVMTHDHAEDAALCDAALRCGHLGSIGLIGSASKWRRFQAMLAREGHSPSTVARIRSPIGLPELRGKDPATVAIGVATGLVRTFEEDAVAARSRRTTREPQ, encoded by the coding sequence ATGAACTGGCTCCGGGCCGTCGAGCACCTGCGAGCAACCCGCCGCCCCGGCGTGCTCGTCACGGTGAGCGCAGTGCGGGGCCACGCTCCTCGCGAGGCGGGCGCCAAGATGGTCGTGGCCGAGGACGACGTCTGGGACACCATCGGCGGGGGCAACCTCGAGGCCACTGCCGTCGCCCGGGCGCGCGCGCTGATCGGCGCGGGAAGCCGCTCCCCGGAGACCCTGGCGGTCTCGCTGAGCGACAAGGCCCCCAGCGAGCACGGTCTGCAGTGCTGCGGCGGCGAGGTCTCGGTGCTGCTGGAGCCGCTCGACGTCGTGCCATCAGTGGTGATCTTCGGGATGGGCAACGTCGGGCTGGAGCTGGCCCGCATCCTCGCGCGTCACGACATCGATCTCCATCTCGTCGACTCGCGCCCCGGCCTCCTCCAGCCGGGCCGGCTCCAGCCGCTCGACGACGCAGTGGCGTCCGTCCAGCTCCACCCCGCGCCGGTGCCCGAGCTCGTCCTCGGCGAGGTGCCCCGCGGCACCCATGTGCTCGTCATGACGCACGACCACGCCGAGGACGCGGCGCTCTGCGACGCCGCGCTCCGGTGCGGCCACCTCGGGTCGATCGGCCTCATCGGCTCTGCGTCGAAGTGGCGTCGCTTCCAGGCGATGCTCGCCCGCGAGGGCCACTCCCCCAGCACGGTCGCACGCATCCGTTCGCCCATCGGCCTGCCCGAGCTCCGCGGCAAGGACCCGGCCACCGTGGCCATCGGGGTCGCCACGGGGCTCGTGCGCACCTTCGAGGAGGACGCCGTGGCCGCGCGATCGCGGCGCACGACGAGAGAGCCGCAGTGA
- a CDS encoding xanthine dehydrogenase molybdopterin binding subunit has protein sequence MSSPSERPRDASVGLPVPHESAALHVTGAALYTDDLVGRFPGVLHAHPVQAPHAHALVTRLDPSVALAVPGVARVLTAEDMPGRNDSGVTGDQPLFPIEVMHHGHAVCWVLGETLEAARLGAAAIAADGVDYDPLPAIVTLGEAIAAGSFQGAARHLHRGDVDAALEHAAHIFSGEIEVAGQEHFYLETHASIAVVDEAGQVLVHSSTQHPSETQGIVAHVLGLPDHAVTVQCLRMGGAFGGKEVQSHGFAAVAALGATLTGRPVRVRLTRPQDVTMTGKRHGFHAAWRVGFDEEGHLTALAAILTADGGWSLDLSEAVLARALCHVDNAYFIPNVSVHGRIALTHKTSQTAFRGFGGPQGMLIIEDILGRCAPQLGVEPHELRRRNFYTAGQTTPYGQEVRHPDRLVRVWDTLGASAELDRRRAEVATFNAAHATSKRALAVTPVKFGISFNFTPLNQAGALVHVYKDGSVLINHGGTEMGQGLHTKMIQVAATALGVPLSRVRLAPTRTDKVPNTSATAASSGADLNGGAVKDACEQIRARLALVAGGQELPWEELVAKAYLARVQLWAAGYYRTEGLAWDASTVHGSPFKYFAYGAAAAEVEVDGFTGTYRTRRVDIVHDVGDSLNPVVDLGQVEGAFVQGVGWLTLEDLRWDEGDGPTRGRITTQAASTYKLPSFSEMPDVFNVTLLSDAHEDGVVYGSKAVGEPPLMLAFSVREALRQAAAAFGRPGVAVDLASPATPEAVYWAVELARSGPRGVVPTSPMPDAAGLPPDDGSPAPPAVPAGTGRVRT, from the coding sequence ATGAGCTCGCCGTCGGAGCGACCCCGCGACGCGTCGGTCGGCCTCCCGGTGCCGCACGAGTCGGCCGCACTCCACGTCACGGGGGCCGCCCTCTACACGGACGACCTGGTCGGACGCTTTCCCGGGGTCCTGCACGCCCACCCGGTCCAGGCACCGCACGCCCATGCCCTCGTCACGCGCCTCGACCCCAGCGTGGCCCTGGCCGTGCCCGGCGTCGCTCGCGTGCTCACGGCCGAGGACATGCCCGGCCGCAACGACTCCGGCGTCACGGGGGACCAGCCGCTCTTCCCCATCGAGGTGATGCACCACGGTCACGCCGTCTGCTGGGTGCTGGGCGAGACGCTCGAGGCCGCCCGGCTCGGTGCTGCAGCCATCGCCGCTGACGGCGTGGACTACGACCCGCTTCCGGCGATCGTCACCCTGGGCGAGGCCATCGCCGCCGGGTCCTTCCAGGGCGCCGCTCGGCACCTCCACCGCGGCGACGTCGACGCGGCCCTCGAGCACGCAGCCCACATCTTCAGCGGAGAGATCGAGGTCGCCGGCCAGGAGCACTTCTACCTCGAGACACACGCCTCGATCGCCGTCGTCGACGAGGCAGGGCAGGTCCTCGTCCACAGCAGCACCCAGCACCCGAGTGAGACGCAGGGGATCGTGGCCCACGTCCTCGGCCTGCCCGACCACGCGGTCACGGTGCAGTGCCTTCGGATGGGCGGTGCCTTCGGGGGCAAGGAGGTGCAGTCGCACGGCTTCGCCGCCGTGGCAGCGCTCGGCGCCACCCTCACCGGCCGTCCGGTCCGGGTCCGGCTCACCCGACCCCAGGACGTGACGATGACGGGCAAGCGCCACGGCTTCCACGCCGCCTGGCGCGTCGGGTTCGACGAGGAGGGCCACCTGACCGCACTGGCCGCGATCCTGACGGCGGACGGCGGGTGGAGCCTCGACCTGTCGGAGGCCGTCCTGGCCCGGGCCCTCTGCCACGTCGACAACGCCTACTTCATCCCGAACGTCAGCGTCCACGGCCGGATCGCCTTGACCCACAAGACGTCCCAGACGGCATTTCGTGGTTTCGGCGGCCCGCAGGGCATGCTGATCATCGAGGACATCCTCGGTCGCTGCGCCCCGCAGCTGGGGGTCGAGCCGCACGAGCTGCGCCGTCGGAACTTCTACACGGCGGGCCAGACGACCCCGTACGGGCAGGAGGTCCGTCACCCAGATCGCCTCGTCCGCGTCTGGGACACGCTCGGTGCGAGCGCCGAGCTCGACCGTCGCCGGGCGGAGGTCGCGACGTTCAACGCGGCCCACGCCACCAGCAAGCGCGCGTTGGCGGTGACGCCGGTCAAGTTCGGGATCTCGTTCAACTTCACCCCGCTCAACCAGGCCGGGGCCCTCGTCCATGTCTACAAGGACGGCTCGGTGCTCATCAACCACGGTGGGACGGAGATGGGGCAGGGCCTGCACACCAAGATGATCCAGGTGGCCGCGACGGCTCTCGGCGTTCCCCTCTCCCGGGTGCGCCTGGCCCCGACCCGCACGGACAAGGTCCCCAACACGTCGGCGACCGCCGCGAGCTCTGGCGCTGACCTCAACGGCGGCGCGGTCAAGGACGCCTGTGAGCAGATCCGGGCGCGCCTCGCTCTGGTCGCGGGTGGCCAGGAGCTCCCGTGGGAGGAGCTCGTGGCCAAGGCCTACCTCGCGCGGGTGCAGCTGTGGGCGGCCGGCTACTACCGGACCGAGGGCCTGGCGTGGGACGCCTCGACGGTGCACGGCTCCCCGTTCAAGTACTTCGCCTACGGCGCCGCGGCGGCGGAGGTCGAGGTCGACGGCTTCACCGGCACCTACCGGACCCGCCGGGTCGACATCGTCCACGACGTCGGCGACAGCCTCAACCCGGTCGTCGACCTCGGCCAGGTCGAGGGCGCGTTCGTCCAGGGCGTCGGGTGGCTCACCCTCGAGGACCTGCGCTGGGACGAAGGTGACGGCCCGACGCGCGGCCGCATCACGACCCAGGCGGCCAGCACGTACAAGCTCCCGTCCTTCTCGGAGATGCCGGACGTCTTCAACGTCACGCTCCTCAGCGACGCCCACGAGGACGGCGTCGTGTACGGCTCCAAGGCCGTCGGTGAGCCGCCACTCATGCTCGCCTTCTCGGTCCGCGAGGCGCTGCGACAGGCCGCGGCGGCGTTCGGCCGCCCCGGGGTCGCCGTCGACCTGGCCTCCCCTGCCACGCCGGAGGCCGTCTACTGGGCCGTCGAGCTCGCGCGAAGTGGGCCGCGCGGGGTCGTCCCGACGTCCCCCATGCCGGATGCCGCTGGGCTCCCTCCCGACGACGGCTCGCCGGCTCCCCCGGCAGTTCCGGCCGGAACGGGCCGGGTCCGGACATGA